AGTCGTCGAAGAGATCGTTCGCCACGCGATCTCGCGTCCAGATGAATCATTGGGCATCGGCACTTTCAATAAGAAACAGGCGGAGATGATTTCGGAGCTTTTGGAAAAGCGTTGTGAGAAGGACGCGGCAGCCGCGATTGCGGTGGAGCGATTGAAGCAAGGCGAAGAAGAACTGTTCATCAAAAATCTGGAGAACCTGCAGGGGGATGAACGTGATGTGATTTTCGTTTGCTACACCTACGGCAAGGATCCAGCAAGTAAACGATTGATGCAACGCTTCGGTCCCATCAACTCGGAAAAGGGATGGCGTCGCCTGAATGTTTTGATCACTCGGTCGCGTCACCGCATGGTTGTTTTTTCATCGTTTCATCCCGGTGATATTCAAGGCGGTCCAGAAAAGAGTCGCGGGGTGAACGCATACAAGGATTTCCTCAGCTACGCGATCTCTGGGACGATTGATGACGGCGGCACGGTTGCAGGCAAAGCTCCCGACTCTCCCTTCGAAATTGCGGTTTGTCGAACGATTGAGCAGATGGGCCTCGAGGCAGTTCCCCAGGTGGGAGTCGCTGGCTTTTTCATCGACATCGGTGTGCGTCGCCGGGATGGTGACCGTTCATTCTTGCTTGGAGTCGAATGCGACGGAGCAACCTATCACTCAGCAAGGAGCGCACGAGATCGAGATCGCCTGCGTGAAGAGATCATTCGATCCCGCGGTTGGGAGATTCACCGAATTTGGTCGACAGATTGGTTCCTCAATCAGAAAGCCGAAGAGGAGAAATTGAAGCAGTCGATTCTCAATGTGACTGACGATCTTTATGAGTAAGCGATTCGACATCATCGGTGATATCCACGGACACGCCAATGTACTTGTCTCATTGCTGGAAAAACTGGGGTATCGACGGCATGGCAAAGGCTACCGCCATTCGGATCGGAAAGTCATTTTCGTTGGTGACTTCGTGGATCGGGGACCAGCAATCGGAGAAGTTGTCGAGATTGCTCGGGCGATGGTGGAGGCGAGGGATGCTTTGGCGGTGATGGGGAATCATGAGTACAACGCGATTGCGTTTCATACTCCGCGACCGGGGAAGCAGGGAGAATGGTTTCGGCCTCATTCGGACAAGAACTTGAAGCAGCATCAGGCCACGCTGGATCAGTTGTCGCCGGGCGAACTTGCCGATGCGATATCTTGGTTCAAAACGCTGCCGGTTGCGATTGAAATCGTTGGAATTCGTGTGGCTCATGCATCGTGGCAGACGCGGGACATTGACAGCATTAACGATGCGTTGGCCGACGCGGGCCGATTCACGCCTGAATTTCTAGCGATGTCGGAAGATGCCGGCAGCGATTTGAACAACGCAATCGAGAATGTATTGAAAGGTCCGGAGCTACAGATGCCAGATGGACACTCGATTGTCGATAAGGCTGGACACCGGCGAGGCTCGGTGCGGATCAAATGGTATGAGGACGGTACTGGACTCACCTATCGTCAGCATCACCTTGGCAGCGACGATGTTCCTGATGTTGAGATTGCGACTGACGATCTGGCGACCGTTGACATCTACCCGCGTGACGCAGTGCCGGTGTTTGTTGGCCACTATTGGCTAACTGGTACGCCGACGCCACTGGCGGCCAACGTCGCTTGCACAGACTACTCCGTGGCGAAGGGCGGCAAGTTGGTTGCCTACCGCTGGCATGGCGAGTCCGTGCTCAGTGCCGACAAGTTTCATTGGGTCGAAACCGAATGAAAGTCTATCTCGACGATGAACGAACGACGCCCGAGGGTTGGCACCGAGTCTATTGGCCCGATGAAGCCATCGAGTTATTGAAAACCGGCACGGCCACCGACCTCAGCCTGGATCACGATCTTGGCGATGACGATCGCGGGACCGGATACGACGTCGCCCTCTGGATCGAAGAACAGGTCGCGTTGCACGGCTTCGTTCCACCAGCGATGAAGGTTCACTCGGCGAATGTGTCGGCACGGACAAAGATGGAAAACGGGATTCGCGCAATCGAGGCGATGGTGAGGAAACGTGATGGCTGATGATGTCGGCAGATGTCCATTTTGTGAATTGAATGCAGCGGATGTCGTTGCAGCATCGAAGTTCGCGATTGCGTTTCGTGATCGGTAGCGTGGACTATGTAGCGAAGTGTTGCGGATTAAACCTGATAAGTCATGCCTGTTGCGTCTCCCCCAGGCCTTTTCAGCGTTGTTGATCTGTTGGACAATGCTCAGAGACTACACACTTCCTTTGAAAGTGAGTCCTCTATTTTGTAGTTTTCAATCAACTCGCTGGCTCCATCGACGTCGATCCCTACCATGACAAAGGCACCCCGGCGACCGCAGGCATTGCGAAGAAAAGACAAGCAGCAAAAAATTCTGGACATCGTTCAACACGATGGAAAGCACAACTACTCGGATGTCAGGAACCTGAAGGCTTATTCGGTCGAGGACCTCACTCGCGTGATCGGGCGACTTGGCCGAGATGACGTTGAAGAAAGCACCATTCTGAGGAATTTATACCCGCGGCGATTGGCAGATTTAGGACGGGGGCAAACACTGCCGAAAGCCAGGTCTCTTGAGACGGAAATGCTCTGGTTGACTTCTCTCTGTGTAGCCCGAAGCGACGATATCAATCAGTTCTTAGATAACAAAAAACAATTTGAAGACCGATTGCTGAACGGTTCGTTTTTGGACGCAGACCGTGTCTTGAAGGAACACGAAGATCGTTTCGGTTGCTCTTTATGGCTAATAGAGTCCAAGTTTGCTGTAGCCCAGCTCCGAGGAGGTTTTCAAGAAAACCGAAGTCTTCTTGCCGACATTCGACAAGAATGCGACAACGATTTCCTAGCGATTTTGTGTCAGTTTTTGAGCGAACGCGCCGAGGATGATGTTTCTCGAAACCATCTTCGCTATGAACTAAACGCGTTCAGCGATGCGCAAATGTCTATGGCAAGGGAATCAAAGCTCGAGAAAACGGCTCAGCAGTTTGTCGACTTTGTTAGAGCGAGGATGGATTTCCACAGCCAAGCATCGAGCATTGACATCCACAGCTTTCTATATGTTGCAGGATTCTTCTCTCTGGTAGACCAGTATCTCGCTCTGGTTCAATCGATACAACACCAATTTGCCTTCTCATCTGTTTGCGTAACCAAAATCCTTTCAACTCGAGGACTAGACGCAATCACCGAAAGCAAGCTGCACTTCATGCAAACTCTGGCAACCGGCTACCTACCAGCTCTGGCAAAGACGTGGAACGGTGGGGAATTGGTAAAGCTGATAGAGCTCTACACCGCCGGAGAGTATTTCGAGGTAAGAAACCAGGCGATTGACGCTATTAAAAAACACCCTTCGCGTTTCGAGCACTACGAGTTGCTTGTTCGGTCATCTCTCTACCTTGGCCAACGAACACTAAATGTCGATGGTCTAGGTTCAATCGCAGCGCAAATTGCAAATTTGGTATTCGATGCTTTAGCGAGAACCGAGTCATCGGCCTATTCACTGCATCGCTTGATGAAAGAGGGCTTGCGTATAAGTTCTTCACAATTCGCGGACCAGACAATTGCATTTTTCTTGGAAAATCGGATGCCCTCCGAAGCAATGAGTGCAGGGACGCTTGGTCTCATTAATGTATCTTCGCTAACACCGAGATTGGCAACTGGAATCAAGGACCGATTCAAAGGGAGGGAAATCCTTAACTACCTTGGTCAACGAGGCGCTCCACTAACGGCATCACTTTTTCGAGCTATCGCTGACGGGACAATTGTCGAAGAAGACAATGATGACCTGAAAGTGATTCCGCAGCAGAGAGTTGCCAAATACAAAGGTCAATACCTTGAGAAAAGCAGCGATTTCTCAGGAGCTATTCGAGAATACAATCGAATCTGGGAAGATCCCACTTCACCCGCATTTCAACAGAGCGATGCACTTGGAGGCCTTTTCCGTTGCTTGATGTCTCTTGGCGAATTTGACCAATGTGCGAGCGTGGTGGTTGAAGGTGCCTTGCGAAGCACAGGATTGCTGCTGAATGTTCAGTTGAGTAACCTGCTCAAAGCTTTAAAGCTGCTACCGCCTGGGAACTTGAATCAGATTGTTGATCGCTCGCTGGTCTTCTGGATTGCCGCAACGTTTGATTATCGCTTGTGGGAAGACGATCAAGTCTTTGACATCGCGGAAGATCTATTCATCAAGCTAAATCTCGTCATGCCCGGTGATCTAATCGAGCAAGAAACCGACCTAGATGAAACGAAGTTACGTCGTTTCCTCGAATGCATCTGCGTTCCAAGTGTAATTTGCTCCTGGCCGTCGTTTGCCAACACTGGTACAGAAGGGGTTGAAAATGACAGGATAAGAATACTAGAGCATCTTCGGAGCAACTTTTTAGACGCGCAGGAATCTTACTCCGCCGAGATTGCAGAGATTCGTCGGCAGCAAGCAATTAGGCGGGGCATTCGGCATATTGACGAAACAAAGATCTTTATCAATGTCGAGGGAATCCGAGAGTCGTTAGACGATAATTTCCGAGAGAAGCATCAACGGCTTGTTAAACTCGCCGATCTCCCCCTGGAGCGACTCCGTCGCGGCATTGTCTCGCTGGGTATGGACGGAGTAGAGGGTTTGGATCGTGTCATCATCCTTGCAAAGTCGGGAGATGATGGCCTAAAAGTTTTCAGTGAACTGTTTGATCAGGTAAGGACTCGGTACATAGCAAGTGACGAGCACGGCCTAGATTCCTACATCGGAATGCAGATTCGGCACGGGACAATGACGAACCAGCTCAGGGCAATTTTTGAAAGGCACAACCTTGTAACGGAGGAGTCTGACGGTCGGTATTCCAGCAACCACTATTGGCTAACGACAAGCGTCCCAATGAGTGATG
The Rubripirellula reticaptiva DNA segment above includes these coding regions:
- a CDS encoding cyclic-phosphate processing receiver domain-containing protein, which gives rise to MKVYLDDERTTPEGWHRVYWPDEAIELLKTGTATDLSLDHDLGDDDRGTGYDVALWIEEQVALHGFVPPAMKVHSANVSARTKMENGIRAIEAMVRKRDG
- a CDS encoding metallophosphoesterase, with protein sequence MSKRFDIIGDIHGHANVLVSLLEKLGYRRHGKGYRHSDRKVIFVGDFVDRGPAIGEVVEIARAMVEARDALAVMGNHEYNAIAFHTPRPGKQGEWFRPHSDKNLKQHQATLDQLSPGELADAISWFKTLPVAIEIVGIRVAHASWQTRDIDSINDALADAGRFTPEFLAMSEDAGSDLNNAIENVLKGPELQMPDGHSIVDKAGHRRGSVRIKWYEDGTGLTYRQHHLGSDDVPDVEIATDDLATVDIYPRDAVPVFVGHYWLTGTPTPLAANVACTDYSVAKGGKLVAYRWHGESVLSADKFHWVETE